Proteins from one Bacteroides mediterraneensis genomic window:
- the rpsO gene encoding 30S ribosomal protein S15, whose translation MYLDAAKKQEIFGKYGKSNTDTGSPEAQIALFSYRISHLTEHMKLNRKDYSTERALTTLVGKRRSLLNYLKSRDIERYRNIVKELGLRK comes from the coding sequence ATGTATTTAGACGCAGCTAAAAAACAAGAAATCTTTGGAAAGTACGGAAAGTCTAACACTGATACTGGCTCACCTGAAGCGCAGATAGCATTGTTTTCATACCGTATTTCTCACCTGACTGAGCACATGAAGCTCAACAGAAAAGATTATAGCACTGAAAGAGCTTTGACAACTTTGGTAGGTAAGCGTCGTTCTTTGCTGAACTACCTGAAGAGCCGTGATATCGAAAGATATCGTAACATTGTCAAAGAACTTGGTCTTCGTAAGTAA
- a CDS encoding cation diffusion facilitator family transporter, giving the protein MNEEQLKQRVQKRIVLISFLILIGKFAAYWLTNSVGILTDAMESIVNVVAGAVSLYSLHWSARPKDKSHPFGHGKMEQISASVEGILITFAGVLIVYEGVSHLFFPVGIQKLDVGIYIVAFSGLVNYLMGWYSVRIGKRYNSMALIAGGKHLQSDTYSTIGLVAGLLLLYFTEIAWIDSVLAFLFGGIIIVTGISILRKTIANLLDKADEALLNDIAQELNEKRSPDWIDIHNAKVIKYGSYLYMDCDLTLPWFYTIEEGHREGARLKQILEKKYADRIQLTIHLDPCTVFEQAKCRNCPCLKCATRKMEFKQIEPITSATFIEHANELKA; this is encoded by the coding sequence ATGAACGAGGAACAGCTTAAGCAAAGAGTGCAAAAGAGAATTGTGTTGATTTCCTTTTTGATACTGATTGGAAAGTTTGCAGCCTATTGGCTGACTAATTCTGTAGGAATCCTGACGGATGCCATGGAAAGTATTGTCAATGTGGTGGCGGGGGCAGTCAGCCTTTACAGCCTGCATTGGTCGGCACGGCCCAAGGATAAAAGCCACCCTTTCGGACATGGGAAAATGGAACAGATTTCGGCTTCCGTCGAAGGCATTCTGATTACGTTTGCCGGGGTGCTGATTGTGTATGAGGGAGTGTCGCACTTGTTTTTCCCGGTGGGCATACAGAAATTGGATGTGGGTATCTATATCGTCGCTTTTTCCGGACTGGTCAACTACCTGATGGGCTGGTATAGTGTGCGTATCGGGAAACGTTATAATTCGATGGCCTTGATTGCAGGGGGAAAGCATCTGCAGTCGGACACGTATTCTACCATCGGACTGGTGGCAGGGTTGCTCTTGCTCTATTTCACTGAAATAGCTTGGATTGACAGTGTGCTGGCCTTCCTGTTCGGAGGAATTATCATTGTGACGGGAATTTCCATCTTGCGCAAGACGATTGCGAATCTGCTGGACAAGGCGGATGAGGCTTTGCTGAACGATATTGCTCAGGAACTGAATGAGAAGCGTTCGCCCGACTGGATAGATATTCACAATGCCAAGGTCATCAAGTATGGAAGTTATCTGTATATGGATTGTGACTTGACGCTTCCCTGGTTTTATACCATTGAAGAAGGGCACCGTGAAGGAGCCCGCTTGAAACAGATTCTGGAAAAGAAATATGCCGACCGGATTCAGCTGACGATACATTTGGATCCATGTACTGTTTTTGAGCAGGCAAAATGCCGGAACTGTCCTTGCCTGAAATGTGCGACACGCAAAATGGAATTTAAGCAGATTGAACCGATTACATCGGCCACTTTCATTGAACATGCCAATGAGCTGAAGGCTTGA
- the typA gene encoding translational GTPase TypA, which yields MQDIRNIAIIAHVDHGKTTLVDKMMLAGHLFRNDQTNGELVLDNNDLERERGITILSKNVSINYNGTKINIIDTPGHADFGGEVERVLNMADGCILLVDAFEGPMPQTRFVLQKALQIGLKPIVVVNKVDKPNCRPEEVYEMVFDLMFSLNATEDQLDFPVLYGSAKNNWMGEDWKTPTGTITPLLDAIVKYIPAPQQLEGTPQMLITSLDYSSYTGRIAVGRVHRGTLKEGMNITLAKRDGTMVKSKIKEVHTFEGLGRKKVESVSSGDICAIIGVEGFEIGDTICDFDNPEPLPPIAIDEPTMSMLFTINDSPFFGKEGKYVTSRHIHDRLMKELDKNLALRVRKTENEDGKWIVSGRGVLHLSVLIETMRREGYELQVGQPQVIYKEIDGVKCEPIEELTISVPEEFASKMIDMVTRRKGEMVSMETQGDRVNIEFDMPSRGIIGLRTNVLTASQGEAIMAHRFKEYQPFKGDIPRRTNGSMIAMESGTAFAYAIDKLQDRGKFFIYPQDEVYAGQVVGEHVHENDLVVNVTKSKKLTNMRASGSDDKARIIPPVIFSLEEALEYIKEDEYVEVTPKSMRMRKIILDETERKRANKNS from the coding sequence ATGCAAGATATTAGAAACATTGCCATTATTGCTCACGTTGACCACGGGAAAACCACGCTCGTGGACAAGATGATGCTGGCGGGACACCTGTTCCGCAACGACCAGACCAACGGTGAACTGGTATTGGATAACAACGACCTGGAACGGGAAAGAGGTATCACTATCCTTTCCAAAAACGTTTCCATCAATTACAACGGTACGAAAATCAACATTATCGATACTCCGGGACACGCCGACTTCGGTGGAGAAGTGGAACGTGTCTTGAACATGGCCGACGGATGTATTCTGCTGGTAGACGCCTTCGAAGGCCCGATGCCGCAGACCCGCTTCGTGCTGCAGAAAGCCCTTCAAATCGGACTGAAACCGATTGTAGTGGTCAACAAAGTGGACAAGCCGAACTGCCGTCCGGAAGAAGTGTACGAAATGGTGTTCGACCTGATGTTCAGCCTCAACGCCACAGAAGACCAGCTGGACTTCCCCGTACTCTACGGTTCGGCCAAGAACAACTGGATGGGCGAAGACTGGAAGACGCCGACGGGTACCATCACCCCGCTGCTGGATGCCATCGTGAAATACATCCCGGCTCCGCAACAGCTGGAAGGTACGCCGCAGATGCTGATTACCTCACTCGACTATTCTTCCTACACGGGACGTATCGCCGTAGGCCGTGTGCACAGAGGTACCCTGAAAGAAGGCATGAACATCACCTTGGCCAAACGTGACGGCACCATGGTGAAGTCCAAAATCAAGGAGGTACATACTTTCGAAGGACTGGGACGCAAGAAAGTGGAATCCGTATCTTCGGGCGACATCTGCGCCATCATCGGTGTGGAAGGCTTCGAAATCGGTGACACCATCTGCGACTTCGACAATCCGGAACCGCTGCCACCTATCGCCATCGACGAACCGACCATGAGCATGCTGTTCACCATCAACGACTCTCCGTTCTTTGGAAAGGAAGGTAAATACGTGACTTCCCGTCACATCCATGACCGTCTGATGAAAGAACTCGACAAGAATCTGGCTTTGCGCGTACGCAAGACCGAAAACGAAGATGGAAAATGGATTGTATCCGGACGTGGTGTGCTCCACTTGTCTGTGTTGATTGAGACCATGCGCCGTGAAGGTTACGAACTTCAGGTAGGACAGCCGCAGGTTATCTACAAGGAAATCGACGGCGTGAAGTGCGAACCGATTGAAGAGCTGACCATCAGCGTGCCCGAAGAATTTGCCAGCAAGATGATTGATATGGTTACCCGCCGCAAAGGTGAGATGGTGTCCATGGAAACACAGGGCGACCGTGTGAACATCGAGTTCGACATGCCGTCGCGCGGTATCATCGGTCTGCGCACAAACGTGCTGACTGCTTCTCAGGGTGAAGCCATCATGGCTCACCGCTTCAAGGAATACCAGCCGTTCAAAGGTGACATCCCTCGCCGCACCAACGGCTCCATGATTGCCATGGAATCGGGAACTGCCTTTGCCTACGCCATCGACAAGCTGCAAGACCGCGGTAAGTTCTTCATCTATCCGCAGGACGAGGTATATGCCGGACAGGTGGTAGGTGAACACGTACATGAGAACGACCTGGTGGTCAACGTAACCAAATCAAAGAAGCTGACCAACATGCGTGCTTCCGGTTCGGACGACAAGGCCCGTATCATTCCGCCGGTCATCTTCTCACTGGAAGAGGCACTGGAATACATCAAGGAAGATGAATACGTGGAAGTAACTCCGAAGAGCATGCGTATGCGTAAAATCATCCTGGATGAAACGGAACGCAAGCGTGCCAACAAGAATTCATAA
- a CDS encoding LTA synthase family protein — MNKSLFSNVLSLAWNLLMVYVCYFVCRLTFLLTNFNLFSEQFEWGYMCRLFGAGVIFDTTAILYINALFILLFLFPFHWKESKGFYQVVRWVFVVANTFFLIANLVDCVYFRFSGRRTTMSVFQEFSHEAGGNLTSIILKEFAANWYLVLLAAALAYFLYKVYRAPRPQVSGKKWGYYILQTVTLLVAIPLVVFGMRGGMTAATRPITISNANQYADRPVDACLVLNTPFSLFRTLGKKAFITPQYMTDAEAEKVYTPLHVPADSVQFRPMNVVVLIVESFSKEFVGSFNRSLDNGTYKGYTPFLDSLLTKGLTFEYSYSNGRKSIDGMPSVLSSIPSFVEPFFLTPASLNDVSSLARELKRKGYYSAFFHGAMNGSMGFQAFANSVGFDSYWGRTEYNEDPDFQGDKDFDGTWAIWDEEFLQFYCKRMSGFKQPFITSVFTATSHNPYALPERYKNVFPKGTHPIHECIGYTDNALRHFFATASRQPWFKNTLFVLTADHASMNEHPEYVTDLGAYKVPILFYAPGMPELKGWDKEKIVEQIDIMPTVLGILGYDYPYIGFGQDALHTSPAEKFAVNYINGSGIYQFLKGDYLIQFDGEKVIHAYRFRTDVLMKEDVKDTMPQDTLKAMETQLKSLIQQYMERMNGNNLVYREK, encoded by the coding sequence ATGAACAAGAGCCTTTTTTCGAATGTGCTTTCACTGGCATGGAACTTATTGATGGTCTATGTGTGCTATTTTGTGTGCCGCCTGACTTTCTTGTTGACCAATTTCAATTTGTTTAGTGAACAGTTTGAATGGGGATACATGTGTCGCCTGTTTGGAGCCGGAGTGATTTTTGACACCACAGCCATCCTTTATATCAATGCGTTGTTTATCCTTTTGTTTCTGTTTCCTTTTCATTGGAAAGAAAGTAAAGGTTTCTATCAGGTGGTCCGGTGGGTGTTTGTCGTGGCAAATACTTTCTTCCTGATAGCCAATCTGGTGGATTGTGTGTATTTCCGTTTTTCCGGACGACGTACCACCATGTCTGTGTTCCAGGAGTTCAGCCATGAGGCCGGAGGCAATCTGACTTCCATCATTTTGAAAGAGTTCGCGGCCAACTGGTACCTGGTGTTGCTGGCAGCCGCGCTGGCTTATTTCCTGTATAAGGTGTATCGGGCGCCCCGTCCGCAGGTGTCGGGCAAGAAATGGGGGTATTATATTCTGCAGACCGTCACTTTGCTGGTGGCCATTCCGCTTGTCGTGTTTGGCATGCGTGGGGGAATGACTGCTGCCACCCGTCCCATCACCATCAGCAACGCCAATCAGTATGCCGACCGTCCGGTAGATGCGTGTCTGGTGCTGAACACGCCTTTTTCTTTGTTCCGTACTTTGGGAAAGAAGGCGTTTATTACCCCTCAGTATATGACAGATGCCGAAGCCGAGAAGGTGTACACTCCGCTGCATGTACCGGCCGATTCGGTACAGTTCCGCCCGATGAATGTAGTAGTGCTGATTGTGGAAAGTTTCAGCAAGGAGTTTGTGGGCAGCTTCAATCGAAGTTTGGACAATGGAACCTACAAAGGATATACGCCGTTTCTGGATTCCTTACTGACCAAGGGACTGACGTTTGAATATTCATATAGCAACGGACGGAAGAGTATTGACGGCATGCCGTCGGTTTTGTCTTCCATTCCGAGTTTCGTAGAGCCGTTTTTCCTGACACCGGCTTCCTTGAACGATGTGTCAAGTCTGGCGCGGGAGCTGAAGCGCAAGGGATATTATTCCGCTTTCTTCCATGGAGCGATGAACGGTTCCATGGGCTTCCAGGCATTTGCCAACTCCGTTGGTTTTGATAGTTATTGGGGAAGAACGGAATACAATGAAGACCCAGATTTCCAGGGTGACAAGGACTTTGATGGTACTTGGGCCATTTGGGACGAGGAGTTCCTGCAGTTTTATTGCAAGCGCATGAGCGGATTCAAGCAACCTTTCATCACATCGGTGTTTACGGCCACTTCGCATAATCCGTATGCGTTGCCTGAACGTTACAAGAATGTCTTTCCCAAAGGGACTCATCCGATTCATGAGTGCATTGGCTATACGGATAATGCCTTGCGGCATTTCTTTGCCACGGCATCCCGCCAGCCTTGGTTTAAGAATACGCTTTTTGTCCTGACGGCCGACCATGCCAGCATGAATGAGCATCCGGAATATGTGACCGACTTGGGAGCTTATAAAGTACCGATTTTATTTTATGCACCCGGCATGCCGGAATTGAAAGGCTGGGACAAGGAGAAAATTGTGGAGCAGATAGACATCATGCCGACGGTGTTGGGCATTCTGGGGTATGATTATCCGTATATCGGTTTCGGGCAGGATGCGCTTCATACGTCGCCGGCGGAGAAATTCGCGGTGAACTATATCAACGGAAGCGGCATCTACCAGTTCCTGAAAGGCGACTACCTGATTCAGTTCGATGGGGAGAAAGTGATTCATGCCTACCGTTTCCGTACGGATGTGCTGATGAAGGAGGATGTGAAAGACACCATGCCGCAAGATACCTTGAAGGCAATGGAAACCCAGCTGAAGTCCCTCATCCAGCAATACATGGAGCGGATGAATGGTAATAACCTGGTGTATCGGGAAAAATAA
- a CDS encoding metallophosphoesterase family protein, translating to MKKRNVIKLSITVVLLIALTCWVNSRWNAWFGNPPEPPYSPLSEPGRVLLTFGDKDALSRNISWQYDSVVHPSHVELTDTLTKDTLYIKAQGETFQSRSGKAAYYVARLRSLRPSRYYRYRVCSDGKYSAWYHFQTHNQSDTDRYSFLYVGDVQDSIHGKTHYFLKKALQAHPETEFLVCGGDLTERPIDAYWGETFRGLDSIAQCLPILTVTGNHDYLKYPIRKLERRFSLIFSYYLDSMVGENQVYTLKYNDMQLFCLDSNREFFYLWTQRKWLKEQLEKSTARWKIVVLHHPLYSIKGKYNNLIQKSIFNSLIQEHQVDLVLQGHEHSYGRMTLHDKEGNPTTPLYTVSHCSPKIYRIYFGEGFDKFGIDGKYYQQIQVQGDTLTMNAFDASTGSLYDCVKIVKDKGQTRLLDEGKDIPENLNFTPAPGNKKDQEYMERINAYKQKKGR from the coding sequence ATGAAAAAAAGAAACGTCATCAAACTAAGTATCACGGTCGTCCTTCTCATCGCCTTGACCTGCTGGGTAAACTCCCGCTGGAATGCCTGGTTCGGCAATCCGCCTGAACCTCCCTACAGCCCGTTGAGCGAACCGGGAAGAGTCCTTCTGACTTTCGGTGATAAAGACGCTTTGTCGCGCAATATCAGCTGGCAATATGACTCCGTTGTCCATCCTTCTCATGTAGAACTCACGGATACCCTTACAAAAGATACCCTTTACATCAAGGCCCAAGGAGAGACGTTCCAATCGCGCAGTGGAAAAGCCGCTTATTATGTGGCCCGTCTGCGTTCCCTGAGACCCTCACGCTACTACCGTTACCGCGTGTGCAGCGACGGAAAATATTCTGCATGGTATCATTTCCAGACTCACAACCAGTCTGATACAGACCGTTACAGTTTTCTTTATGTAGGCGACGTGCAGGACTCCATCCACGGGAAAACCCACTATTTCCTGAAGAAAGCCTTACAGGCACATCCGGAAACGGAATTCCTGGTATGTGGAGGCGACCTTACCGAACGGCCCATCGACGCATACTGGGGAGAAACCTTCCGTGGCCTGGATTCCATAGCCCAATGCCTCCCCATCCTGACCGTGACCGGCAATCATGACTATTTGAAATATCCGATTCGCAAACTGGAACGCCGCTTTTCACTGATTTTCTCTTATTATCTGGACTCCATGGTGGGAGAGAACCAGGTGTACACACTGAAATACAATGACATGCAACTGTTCTGTCTGGACAGCAACCGCGAGTTCTTTTACTTGTGGACCCAGCGGAAATGGCTGAAAGAACAGCTGGAAAAAAGTACTGCACGCTGGAAAATCGTAGTATTGCACCATCCACTGTATTCCATCAAGGGAAAATACAACAACCTCATCCAGAAATCCATATTCAACTCCCTGATTCAGGAACATCAGGTAGACCTGGTACTGCAAGGACACGAACACTCCTACGGCAGAATGACACTCCACGACAAAGAAGGGAACCCTACGACTCCGCTGTACACCGTCAGCCACTGTTCCCCCAAAATCTACCGCATTTACTTTGGAGAAGGTTTCGACAAGTTCGGCATCGACGGGAAATACTACCAGCAGATACAGGTGCAAGGAGATACCTTGACCATGAATGCTTTTGATGCCTCCACCGGAAGCCTGTACGATTGTGTCAAGATTGTCAAGGACAAAGGACAGACCCGACTATTGGACGAAGGAAAAGACATTCCGGAAAACCTGAACTTCACCCCTGCTCCCGGCAATAAGAAAGACCAGGAATATATGGAACGAATCAATGCATACAAACAGAAAAAGGGAAGATAA
- a CDS encoding glycosyl transferase family 90 has translation MSDNILYKLHSGKPIKFLDFVKNFSGLLIPDGWYRSRRESMLAKARRRPDYAYMQKRVAYYIRIQSPWHISAEDKLTRDRSWIHYTGAIGDYRRKMFHTAYYFDQHDVTRWFPRTLRWNFCPGDVYFTPEVPTVVKSRLLAADNQNSVVLKLDKLRHFMFVHDAKPFREKKDCAIFRGKIRQSRLRTCFLEKFFGNPLCDCGVVGRNEGCPEEWMTPKKTIREHLDYKFIMAIEGNDVASNLKWVMSSNSLAVMPRPTCETWFMEGTLIPDYHYVEVKDDFSDLEEKLHYYITHPEKAEEIIAHAHEYVAQFRDKKREELLQVMVMEHYFKTSGQL, from the coding sequence ATGTCTGACAACATCCTGTATAAACTGCACAGCGGAAAACCTATTAAGTTTTTGGACTTTGTAAAGAATTTCTCCGGCTTACTGATTCCCGACGGATGGTATCGCAGCCGGCGTGAAAGCATGTTGGCCAAAGCCCGTCGGCGTCCGGACTATGCGTATATGCAGAAACGTGTGGCGTATTATATTCGTATCCAGTCGCCTTGGCATATATCAGCGGAGGATAAGCTGACCCGTGACCGTAGCTGGATTCATTACACTGGGGCCATTGGCGATTACCGGCGGAAAATGTTTCATACAGCCTATTATTTTGACCAACATGACGTGACTCGCTGGTTTCCCCGTACGCTGCGGTGGAATTTCTGTCCGGGTGATGTGTATTTCACTCCGGAAGTACCTACAGTCGTGAAAAGTCGTCTGCTGGCTGCCGATAACCAGAATTCCGTGGTGTTGAAGCTGGACAAATTGCGCCATTTCATGTTTGTGCACGATGCGAAACCATTCCGGGAGAAAAAAGACTGTGCCATTTTCCGGGGAAAGATTCGTCAGAGCCGCTTGCGGACCTGTTTCCTGGAAAAATTCTTTGGCAACCCGTTGTGCGACTGCGGAGTGGTAGGGCGGAATGAGGGCTGTCCGGAAGAGTGGATGACTCCCAAGAAAACGATACGGGAACACCTGGACTATAAGTTTATCATGGCGATTGAAGGAAACGACGTGGCCTCCAACCTGAAATGGGTGATGTCGTCAAATTCTTTGGCGGTGATGCCGCGTCCCACCTGTGAAACGTGGTTTATGGAAGGTACCCTGATTCCTGATTATCACTATGTGGAAGTGAAGGACGATTTCTCAGACTTGGAAGAAAAGCTGCACTATTACATTACCCATCCGGAAAAAGCGGAAGAGATTATCGCTCATGCCCATGAATATGTGGCGCAGTTCCGCGACAAGAAGCGGGAAGAGCTGTTGCAGGTGATGGTGATGGAGCACTACTTCAAGACAAGCGGACAGTTATAA
- a CDS encoding glycosyltransferase family 8 protein: MIHIACNIDSNYVRHCAVTLVSLFENNRKEPITAHIIARDLSDAEKKTLIDLAAPYGNRVCFYEPDIKLLEGFTIRKFSKRISMATYYRCILSELLPADIDRLLYLDCDIVIVGDISEYWNTPLSDETGVAAVADMGCDEAARYEILKYPMEDSYFNAGVLLINLDYWRKNDVAHACVDYFHKYPERILFNDQDLLNSILHKNKILVDLKWNVQDAFYRRPKQMDEAWRKKFADVLKHPVILHYTNRKPWEYDSQHPLREVYFKYLDLTPWKGQRVLHNPVNRLKRFFRLLPFYIGLRKPKYIQLNVL, encoded by the coding sequence ATGATACACATCGCTTGCAACATAGACAGCAATTACGTACGCCACTGTGCGGTAACCTTGGTTTCACTATTTGAAAACAACCGGAAAGAGCCCATCACAGCTCATATCATTGCCCGTGACTTGTCGGATGCAGAGAAAAAAACACTGATTGACTTGGCTGCTCCCTACGGGAACCGGGTTTGCTTCTACGAACCAGACATCAAGCTGCTGGAAGGGTTCACCATCCGCAAGTTCAGCAAACGCATTTCCATGGCTACTTATTATCGCTGCATTCTTTCCGAACTGCTTCCTGCTGATATCGACCGTCTGCTCTATCTGGATTGCGACATCGTCATCGTGGGAGACATTTCTGAATACTGGAATACGCCACTGAGCGATGAAACAGGAGTGGCGGCCGTAGCCGATATGGGTTGCGATGAGGCGGCACGCTATGAGATTCTGAAATATCCTATGGAAGATTCTTATTTCAATGCGGGAGTACTTTTAATCAACCTGGATTATTGGCGCAAAAATGATGTGGCGCATGCCTGTGTAGACTACTTCCATAAATATCCGGAACGTATCTTATTCAACGACCAGGACTTATTGAACAGCATCCTGCACAAAAACAAAATATTGGTAGACTTGAAATGGAATGTGCAGGACGCGTTTTATCGCCGTCCCAAACAAATGGATGAAGCCTGGCGAAAGAAATTTGCGGATGTATTGAAGCATCCCGTCATTCTGCATTACACCAACCGGAAGCCATGGGAATATGACAGTCAGCATCCTCTCAGAGAGGTTTACTTCAAATACCTTGACCTGACGCCCTGGAAAGGACAACGGGTGTTGCACAATCCGGTCAACCGGTTGAAACGCTTCTTCCGGCTGCTGCCTTTCTATATAGGATTGCGCAAACCCAAATACATCCAATTAAATGTCCTCTGA
- a CDS encoding DUF5672 family protein, whose product MKQLVKIIIPFYKETLNSWENAALANNMEKLAAYPIVFLAPEGLNIAHYTQTYPQAETVRVSTDWLGTKRGIAGYNEMMMSEAFYQLFDDTDYILICHTDAWIFSDQLQQWCQADYDLIAAPWPTRPRYKHFPMKQFIQLKKWLCTSPNKISRLQMYDKIGNGGLCLRKVSAFRKACRQYAKEIQYFNSQADSMHNEDIFWALVPTDFRYPSVETALQFAFDLKPRVCYQLNHQQLPMGCHGFMHKSRMKFWEAFIPCIKA is encoded by the coding sequence ATGAAACAACTGGTAAAAATCATCATACCTTTCTATAAAGAAACTCTGAACAGCTGGGAAAATGCCGCACTGGCCAACAATATGGAAAAACTGGCGGCCTACCCGATTGTGTTTCTTGCTCCCGAGGGATTGAATATCGCACATTATACGCAAACGTATCCCCAAGCCGAAACTGTCCGGGTATCGACCGACTGGCTGGGTACGAAAAGAGGTATCGCCGGCTACAACGAGATGATGATGTCGGAAGCTTTCTACCAGCTGTTTGACGATACAGACTATATCTTGATCTGCCATACCGATGCGTGGATTTTCAGTGACCAGCTGCAGCAGTGGTGCCAGGCAGACTACGACCTGATAGCGGCTCCGTGGCCTACACGCCCCCGATACAAACATTTCCCGATGAAACAGTTCATCCAGCTGAAGAAATGGCTGTGTACTTCGCCGAACAAGATTTCCCGCCTGCAAATGTATGACAAAATCGGCAACGGAGGACTGTGTCTCCGGAAGGTGTCTGCCTTCCGCAAAGCCTGCCGACAATATGCCAAAGAGATACAATACTTCAACAGCCAGGCCGACTCCATGCACAACGAAGATATCTTCTGGGCCTTGGTTCCGACCGATTTCCGGTATCCGAGCGTAGAGACTGCCCTGCAATTCGCCTTCGACTTAAAACCCAGAGTGTGCTACCAGCTGAACCATCAACAACTGCCGATGGGATGCCATGGCTTCATGCACAAAAGCCGCATGAAATTCTGGGAAGCGTTCATTCCATGTATAAAAGCATAA
- a CDS encoding capsular polysaccharide synthesis protein: MKEPKLIRKIKKRSNEIVSAWKVAGFTKVYDIAIRPHCGNSKTALKRHLHKNEVIMETLRGKYGNLLSQYKSRTTQEGILPENAPVWVCWWQGESSMPEIVQICYQSLRKHTSHPIHLITKDSIGQYLQLPDFIEEKVQKGRITLTHLSDILRMALLAQYGGLWIDATVYVSQPIQEDIFHTPLFTVAPRITPTANVSQARWTGFLIGGAANGPLFSFARDFLFAYWEQEDYLLNYFLIDYIIALAYETLPSVSYAIDHLPDTNSQINRLEQLLNQPFSESVFHTLTTEMTFHKLNYKQQFAEQTSEGKETFYGHLCKKARL, from the coding sequence ATGAAAGAGCCTAAACTTATCCGGAAAATAAAAAAACGGAGTAATGAGATTGTAAGCGCCTGGAAAGTAGCAGGATTCACGAAGGTCTATGATATCGCGATTCGGCCTCATTGTGGGAATTCAAAAACAGCCCTGAAAAGGCACCTTCATAAGAATGAAGTAATCATGGAAACCCTTCGCGGCAAATATGGCAACCTGCTCTCTCAATATAAAAGCCGAACCACCCAAGAAGGCATATTGCCAGAAAACGCGCCAGTATGGGTCTGCTGGTGGCAAGGAGAATCTTCTATGCCCGAAATCGTGCAAATATGTTACCAGTCGCTCCGGAAGCATACCTCGCATCCCATACATCTTATCACCAAAGACTCAATCGGACAATACCTACAACTGCCTGATTTTATTGAAGAGAAAGTTCAAAAAGGCAGAATCACACTCACACATTTATCAGACATCCTTCGCATGGCCTTACTGGCACAATATGGAGGATTATGGATAGATGCCACGGTCTACGTCAGCCAGCCCATCCAAGAGGATATCTTTCATACCCCTTTGTTTACCGTGGCCCCACGTATCACTCCTACGGCCAATGTGTCACAGGCCCGCTGGACAGGTTTTCTCATCGGGGGAGCCGCCAATGGCCCTCTTTTCAGCTTCGCCAGAGATTTTCTGTTCGCATACTGGGAGCAAGAGGACTATCTGTTGAATTATTTCTTGATTGATTACATTATCGCCCTTGCTTATGAAACATTACCCAGCGTTTCATACGCCATAGACCACTTGCCTGACACAAACTCACAAATAAACAGACTAGAACAGTTATTGAACCAACCTTTCTCGGAATCCGTATTCCATACTTTAACTACAGAAATGACCTTTCATAAGTTAAACTATAAACAGCAATTCGCGGAACAGACGTCAGAAGGAAAAGAAACCTTCTACGGACATCTCTGTAAGAAAGCAAGACTTTGA